The Candidatus Obscuribacterales bacterium genomic sequence CGTTTGCAGATTGACTTGATTCTATTGGCGATTGAAGCACTCGACCTCAGTGGTTCAGAAGCAATCCTCAAGGCTGCCAAAGAGTTAGAACTGCAAAGCATTATTAAAAATCGGGTCATGCTCTGGCGGCTGCGGAGCACCAATCCGT encodes the following:
- a CDS encoding DUF3038 domain-containing protein; the protein is MQVHHPPAKPVPMILDILPDMPVADGVCPRRARLQIDLILLAIEALDLSGSEAILKAAKELELQSIIKNRVMLWRLRSTNP